In Lates calcarifer isolate ASB-BC8 linkage group LG23, TLL_Latcal_v3, whole genome shotgun sequence, a single genomic region encodes these proteins:
- the gucy2cb gene encoding LOW QUALITY PROTEIN: guanylyl cyclase C (The sequence of the model RefSeq protein was modified relative to this genomic sequence to represent the inferred CDS: inserted 2 bases in 1 codon; deleted 3 bases in 3 codons), which produces MGPVGWWLCLWTLEILAAPCWGISLDKLTINVILLNDEESPWSLKFVEKEIAKAVEKVSTMNDGVKFNYTNNGFNTTFYRFDGCQSTTCEGVDKLKALIKSRKLGCAVLGPTCTYASFQMVDAEKGLKLSTPIITAGSFSLTCDYTLNLQRLLPPARKISDFFIHFWRDINKIKPKWETAYIYKKPTNTXEDCFWYINALDADSSKFALNITKKVLRKPQDLKETLTSPNRTSNLFIMCGSPMDLMEVKNGSKEADSSDVLFVLIDLFNDKYYINMTSLPSMKNVLVVTMPNTRNYTINSDLKDVNNTMNDFMAAYHDAVLLISKVMRLIAQKPQTEIQQMEFVNVNYFRNTSFDGIAGYYKLDQHGDRDVNLSVIYTTTDNKYDILFSFNTEYNRTTVVKTDPSFIWGKRLPVSTPGGGAATHDIIVIVLAVTVVVVATIAFIFYRQNRRDRLLRQRWSHIASDLITLLEDNELNVVSLKIEDERKNKDFKIRRACYDKKIVILKELKHGNFDETQKIELNALLQIDYYNLTKFYGTVKFDQGVFGVFEYGERGSLRYVLNDKISYPEETFMDWEFKISVMYDIAKGMSYLHASDIQVHGRLKSTNCVVDNRMVVKITDFGCNSFLSPGTDLWTAPEHLRKHGTSQKGDVYSFAIISQEIVLRKCTFYTKCCSNRAVKLSRVIMSYFRPDLNLEMASEKEVEVYMLIKSCWDEDPEKRPDFKKIENCLGKIISKIHNQDNESYMDNMLRRLQMYSRNLEHLVEERTALYKAERDRADCLNFMLLPGPVVKSLKETGVVEPELYEEVTIYFSDIVGFTTLCQYSTPMEVVDMLNDIYKGFDSIVDHHDVYKVETIGDAYMVASGLPKRNGNRHAVDICCMALDILAFMGTFQLRHLPGIPVWIRIGVHSGPCAAGVVGMKMPRYCLFGDTVNTASRMESTGHPLRIHVSQPTINILQRTDCKFEYEVRGETYLKGKGTVMTYWLTGETGKDYNLPTPPTTENFQRLQQDLANTILTCLERRSRGSVRRKKPPPYQGKEDGKDQELEVESESEHPEYLHLATVDNTLSTFL; this is translated from the exons ATGGGCCCAGTCGGCTGGTGGTTGTGTTTGTGGACCTTGGAGATTCTCGCTGCTCCGTGTTGGGGCATCAGTCTGGACAAGCTCACAATCAATGTGATCCTGCTGAACGATGAGGAGTCTCCCTGGAGCCtgaagtttgtggaaaaagaaaTAGCGAAGGCCGTAGAGAAAGTGTCCACCATGAATGATG GTGTGAAATTTAATTATACGAACAATGGGTTCAACACCACCTTCTATCGCTTTGATGGCTGCCAGAGTACCACATGTGAAGGAGTGGATAAGCTAAAAGCCCTGATT AAATCACGCAAACTGGGATGTGCTGTGCTCGGGCCCACCTGCACCTACGCCTCTTTCCAAATGGTCGA TGCAGAAAAAGGTCTGAAGCTTAGTACACCCATCATCACGGCAGGAAGTTTTAGCCTCACCTGCGACTACACACTCAACCTGCAGCGCCTCCTGCCACCGGCACGCAAGATCTCGGACTTCTTCATTCACTTCTGGAGAGACATCAACAAGATAAAACCT AAGTGGGAAACAGCCTATATTTACAAGAAACCAACCAACAC TGAAGACTGCTTCTG GTATATAAATGCACTTGATGCAGACTCAAGCAAGTTTGCCCTAAACATTACCAAAAAGGTGCTGCGCAAACCGCAAGATCTGAAAGAAACACTCACATCACCCAACAGGACAAGCAACt tGTTCATCATGTGTGGCTCACCAATGGACTTAATGGAGGTGAAAAATGGCTCCAAAGAGGCAGACAGCAGTGATGTTCTCTTCGTCCTTATTGATCTTTTCAA TGATAAATACTACATCAACATGACGTCACTGCCGTCCATGAAGAACGTGTTGGTGGTGACGATGCCCAACACCAGAAACTACACCATCAACTCAGACCTTAAAGACGTCAACAACACA aTGAATGACTTCATGGCCGCATATCATGATGCAGTGCTGCTAATAAGCAAGGTGATGAGGCTGATTGCTCAAAAACCTCAGACGGAGATACAACAGATGGAGTTTGTCAATGTGAATTACTTCAGGAACACCTCCTTTGATG GAATTGCTGGTTACTACAAGCTGGACCAGCATGGAGACAGAGATGTGAACCTCTCAGTCATTTACACCACTACTGACAACAAG TAcgatattttattttcattcaacaCCGAGTACAACCGGACCACAGTGGTTAAGACAGACCCGTCCTTCATCTGGGGAAAAAGACTTCCCGTGTCTACACCAGGTGGAG GTGCAGCGACTCATGACATCATTGTCATCGTGTTGGCGGTCACGGTGGTTGTGGTGGCGACCATCGCCTTCATTTTCTACAG ACAGAACAGGAGAGACCGTCTGCTCAGGCAGCGCTGGTCGCACATCGCCTCTGATCTCATCACACTGCTGGAGGACAATGAACTCAATGTCGTCTCTCTGAAG ATtgaagatgagaggaaaaacaaggatTTTAAGATCCGCCGTGCATGCTACGATAAGAAG ATTGTAATTCTAAAGGAGCTGAAGCACGGGAACTTCGATGAAACCCAGAAAATAGAGCTTAATgcg CTACTGCAAATCGACTATTACAACCTCACAAAGTTTTATGGCACGGTGAAGTTTGATCAGGGCGTGTTCGGAGTGTTTGAATACGGAGAGAGGGGATCACTCAGG TATGTCCTGAATGACAAGATTTCATACCCAGAGGAGACCTTCATGGACTGGGAGTTCAAGATCTCCGTCATGTATGATATCGCCaag GGCATGTCCTACCTCCATGCCAGCGACATCCAGGTGCACGGTCGCCTCAAGTCCACCAACTGTGTGGTGGACAATCGCATGGTGGTGAAGATCACAGACTTTGGCTGCAACAGTTTTCTTAGCCCTGGCACAG aCTTGTGGACAGCTCCGGAGCATCTGAGGAAACACGGCACGTCTCAGAAAGGAGACGTCTACAGCTTTGCCATCATCTCTCAGGAGATTGTTCTCAGAAAGTGCACCTTCTACACCAAGTGCTGCTCCAACCGAGCAG TAAAGCTGTCCAGGGTCATTATGTCCTACTTTAgacctgatttaaatttggaGATGGCTTCAGAGAAAGAAGTAGAG GTTTATATGTTGATAAAAAGCTGTTGGGATGAGGACCCAGAAAAAAGACCTGACTTTAAAAAGATAGAAAACTGTCTGGGGAAAATCATCAG TAAAATCCATAACCAGGACAATGAGAGCTACATGGATAATATGCTCAGACGGCTGCAGATGTACTCCAGAAACCTGGAGCACCTGGTGGAGGAGAGAACGGCTCTTTACAAAGCTGAGAGGGACAGGGCCGACTGCCTTAACTTCATGCTGCTTCCTGG CCCGGTGGTGAAGAGCCTAAAGGAGACCGGTGTGGTGGAGCCAGAGCTCTACGAGGAGGTGACAATATATTTCAGCGACATAGTCGGTTTCACAACTCTGTGCCAGTACAGCACACCAATGGAAGTTGTGGACATGCTCAACGACATCTACAAGGGTTTTGACAGCATCGTTGACCATCATGATGTTTACAAG GTGGAGACGATAGGAGATGCCTACATGGTGGCCTCCGGGCTGCCGAAGAGAAATGGGAACAGGCACGCGGTGGATATCTGCTGCATGGCACTGGACATCTTGGCATTCATGGGGACCTTCCAGCTACGACACCTGCCCGGCATCCCTGTGTGGATACGCATCGGCGTGCACTCAG GTCCCTGTGCAGCAGGTGTCGTGGGGATGAAGATGCCCAGATATTGTTTATTTGGAGACACGGTCAACACAGCATCTCGTATGGAGTCTACAGGACATC CCCTGCGGATCCACGTCAGTCAGCCTACTATAAATATCCTGCAGAGAACGGACTGTAAGTTTGAGTATgaggtcagaggagaaacaTATCTGAAG GGTAAAGGCACAGTGATGACATACTGGTTAACAGGTGAAACC GGAAAAGACTATAACCTCCCAACTCCACCCACGAC AGAGAACTTCCAGCGTCTCCAGCAGGACCTTGCCAACACGATCCTGACGTGTCTGGAACGCCGCTCTCGAGGGTCTGTCCGGAGGAAGAAGCCGCCCCCGTACCAGGGGAAGGAGGAC GGCAAGGATCAAGAATTAGAGGTGGAGTCAGAGAGCGAGCATCCTGAGTACCTGCACCTGGCCACCGTTGATAACACCCTCAGCACCTTCCTGTAG